A stretch of Mytilus edulis chromosome 11, xbMytEdul2.2, whole genome shotgun sequence DNA encodes these proteins:
- the LOC139494944 gene encoding DNA ligase 1-like, whose protein sequence is MGDQRETRNVEKGKKEKVRDKEDLIDDITNQYNRTNSTKASEEEHTSGHQQERRNNENTNEGNEELMDNVNGKKNQDRNNFVDSGSAKAVHQMAGRNDENVKVKDEEIKEYINEKDNPDGKESIYSSSVVAAYDEQEKDPSNERSKLIKSQLTETKEIIPSKHDDLENTDTDNTILLPYTWKHEPFEKEPSRTVGTIRNLEPITTHIRMEEIQWQRLLERKLTRKNDERELEQSYRDEIQTQIRKIEKKKKTDNLMLKRRMVEFEKRRRANNFAFCRMLQRKDKEFQMENDALQQRILEIEKQKQKNVEKLKNRVSHLEQTKQREQEAFLHRMQELEHKREEEFEASQKRFQEIEKRKYNERRAWLLHVQKIEGLKKEVFKRSVQCLDGETRTSDTFEQSRDQEVSHHQNIVKNVKDQARVMETVSNRNIPRATALTLPKIPKRGLIGKVKTDGAKSRKRKEKDYGNLSVTATEKSLHSGSIQDNSEDIRQNVTVSN, encoded by the coding sequence atgggCGATCAAAGAGAAACAAGAAACGTGGAAAAAGGAAAGAAAGAAAAAGTACGTGACAAGGAAGATTTAATCGACGATattacaaaccaatataatagAACTAATTCAACAAAAGCGAGTGAAGAGGAGCATACATCTGGACACCAACAAGAAAGACGAAATAACGAAAATACCAATGAGGGAAATGAGGAGTTGATGGATAAcgtaaatggaaagaaaaatcaAGACAGAAACAATTTTGTAGATAGTGGCTCTGCCAAAGCAGTTCATCAAATGGCGGGAAGAAACGACGAAAATGTGAAAGTCAAAGATGAAGAAATTAAGGAATACATAAACGAGAAAGATAATCCAGACGGAAAGGAATCGATATATAGTAGCTCTGTAGTAGCAGCCTATGACGAACAAGAGAAAGACCCAAGTAATGAACGGAGCAAACTCATAAAAAGTCAACTTACAGAGACAAAGGAAATTATTCCTTCAAAACATGATGATCTAGAAAATACTGACACTGATAATACAATATTGTTGCCTTACACTTGGAAGCATGAACCATTTGAAAAAGAACCTAGTCGGACAGTGGGGACCATACGTAATCTTGAACCAATCACGACTCATATCCGAATGGAAGAAATTCAATGGCAGAGGCTATTAGAACGGAAGTTGACAAGAAAAAATGACGAAAGGGAACTAGAACAAAGTTATAGGGACGAAATTCAAACACAGATtagaaaaatagagaaaaagaaaaagactgaTAATCTAATGCTTAAAAGAAGAATGGTTGAATTTGAGAAAAGACGAAGAGCTAACAATTTTGCTTTTTGTCGAATGCTACAAAGAAAGGATAAAGAATTCCAAATGGAAAATGATGCTTTACAACAAAGAATTCTTGAAATCGAGAAACAAAAACAGAAGAAcgttgaaaaattgaaaaacagagtTAGTCACCTTGAACAGACGAAACAACGAGAACAGGAAGCATTTCTTCATCGCATGCAAGAGTTGGAACACAAAAGAGAAGAGGAGTTTGAAGCGTCACAGAAACGTTTTCAAGAAATTGAAAAACGCAAATATAACGAAAGAAGAGCATGGCTTTTACATGTTCAAAAGATAGAAGGACTAAAGAAGGAAGTTTTCAAGAGATCCGTCCAATGCTTAGACGGTGAAACCAGAACATCAGATACATTTGAACAGTCACGTGACCAAGAAGTATCACATCATCAAAACATCGTTAAGAATGTGAAGGACCAAGCAAGAGTCATGGAAACTGTTAGTAATCGAAACATACCACGTGCCACTGCCTTAACGCTTCCTAAAATACCAAAACGAGGTCTGATAGGTAAGGTTAAAACGGATGGAGCAAAATCAAGAAAGAGAAAGGAAAAGGATTATGGTAATTTAAGTGTTACAGCAACTGAGAAGTCTTTACATAGTGGAAGTATACAAGATAATTCAGAAGATATACGACAAAATGTTACAGTATCAAATTAA
- the LOC139494945 gene encoding TNF receptor-associated factor 3-like translates to MDETLVEVGGHDNEIFLDLSKRERLEYKCSICRLILNQPQQCCNGHLYCLSCVKEWTKRGNKTCPTCGAQATYSDNTDLRNIIESKYVRCESSMCAWKGRLERLKHHVADSHHSSESSVSTERDSFSTDDLIEYHKVANEVHKIHHLKKEVVQRRIKKMEKIKRQNVLDRQSAQTLPPLTCLESNTSRSDYYRPLTDINDRKMDKLPVIALQQEHHNRGSFYQKLEDIENVKQKKREITRKKLEQIESRKVAERHSLYRKIHDIEQKQQENRYNSEQRILQIERKMREEKDAFQRKLSAKERKNKDGHATWQRHISVIKVKMKNDKMTPHNMKSTIKP, encoded by the exons ATGGATGAAACATTGGTTGAAGTTGGAGGACATGATAACGAGATATTCCTGGACCTTTCTAAAAGAGAAAGATTAGAGTATAAATGTTCTATTTG tcGATTAATTTTGAATCAACCACAGCAATGTTGTAACGGACATTTATATTGCTTGTCATGCGTCAAAGAATGGACTAAACGAGGAAACAAAACATGCCCTACCTGTGGAGCACAGGCTACGTACAGTGATAATACTGATTTGAGAAACATAATAGAGAGCAAATATGTACGATGCGAGTCTTCTATGTGTGCATGGAAAGGTAGACTTGAAAGGCTAAAGCATCATGTTGCCGATTCCCACCATTCGTCAGAATCAAGCGTTAGTACCGAGAGAGACTCGTTTTCAACGGACGATCTAATAGAGTATCACAAAGTAGCTAACGAAGTTCACAAAATACATCACTTGAAAAAGGAGGTTGTCCAACGAAGGATAAAGAAAATGGAGAAGATTAAGAGACAAAATGTGTTAGATAGACAAAGCGCACAAACGTTACCCCCGTTAACATGTTTAGAATCCAACACTTCTCGTTCCGACTATTACCGACCACTTACGGATATTAACGACAGAAAAATGGACAAATTGCCTGTGATTGCATTGCAACAGGAACATCATAACAGAGGCAGCTTCTATCAAAAACTGGAAGATATTGAAAATGTAAAGCAGAAAAAAAG GGAAATTACACGAAAAAAACTGGAACAAATCGAAAGTCGAAAAGTGGCAGAAAGGCACAGTTTATATAGAAAAATTCATGATATTGAACAAAAACAACAGGAAAATAGATATAATTCTGAACAAAGAATTTTGCAAATAGAGAGAAAAATGAGGGAGGAAAAGGATGCCTTTCAAAGAAAACTTTCCGCAAAAGAAAGGAAAAACAAAGACGGACACGCAACATGGCAAAGACATATAAGTGTAATCAAggtcaaaatgaaaaatgacaaaatgacCCCTCATAATATGAAAAGTACTATCAAACCTTAA